In Cupriavidus basilensis, one genomic interval encodes:
- a CDS encoding efflux RND transporter periplasmic adaptor subunit: protein MKTNGIDQAKGFVDAKWSSSTGTGKGMSPWLLGAVLIALAAGGWFGWRAWTAPKPAAKAPPVVVVTTAVVQQGDVPLRVTANGTVSALATVEIRPQVSSTVRTVHIKEGQTVKPGDLLFTLDTRMDEANLAKAQAQLMRDQADLHDARRTLARSNELLERNFISKSAVDTAQAKVDGFEATLRADQAAIEASRVAVSYGAIRATIGGRTGVINMFPGSLVTPNSALPMVTIAQVQPIAVTFTLPERQLAALREALHAGPVAVTALPNDGSKTPVTGKISFVDNTVDPQYGSIRVKAQFDNDEQRLWPGTYANVDAVVQTLKNALSVPPQAVVTGPEGRFVYAVQADNRVKPMPVKVQVSTASAAVIEGVPPGTRVVVEGAQNLRAGSMVREATPAAKAGAASAAAADANANAKH, encoded by the coding sequence ATGAAAACGAACGGGATCGACCAGGCCAAGGGCTTCGTCGACGCTAAGTGGAGTTCTTCCACGGGTACCGGCAAGGGCATGTCGCCCTGGTTGCTCGGCGCGGTCTTGATCGCGCTGGCTGCTGGCGGATGGTTCGGCTGGCGTGCCTGGACGGCGCCCAAGCCGGCGGCCAAGGCGCCGCCCGTGGTGGTGGTGACGACCGCCGTGGTGCAGCAGGGCGACGTGCCGCTGCGGGTGACGGCCAACGGCACGGTGAGTGCGCTCGCCACGGTGGAGATCCGCCCGCAAGTGTCCAGCACCGTGCGCACCGTGCATATCAAGGAGGGCCAGACCGTCAAGCCGGGCGACCTGCTCTTCACGCTCGACACCCGCATGGACGAGGCCAACCTCGCCAAGGCCCAGGCCCAGCTGATGCGCGACCAGGCCGACCTGCACGATGCTCGCCGCACCTTGGCGCGCAGCAATGAGCTGCTGGAGCGAAACTTCATCTCCAAGAGCGCGGTGGATACGGCCCAGGCCAAGGTCGACGGCTTTGAGGCCACCCTGCGCGCCGACCAGGCCGCCATCGAGGCCAGCCGCGTGGCGGTCAGCTATGGCGCCATCCGCGCCACCATCGGCGGGCGCACCGGCGTGATCAACATGTTCCCCGGCTCGCTGGTGACGCCCAACAGCGCCCTGCCGATGGTCACCATCGCCCAGGTGCAGCCGATTGCCGTCACCTTCACCCTGCCCGAGCGCCAGCTCGCCGCGCTGCGCGAGGCCCTGCACGCCGGCCCTGTTGCCGTGACCGCGCTGCCCAACGACGGCAGCAAGACCCCCGTGACCGGCAAGATCAGCTTTGTGGATAACACGGTGGACCCGCAGTACGGCAGCATCCGCGTCAAGGCGCAGTTCGACAACGACGAGCAGCGCCTGTGGCCGGGGACGTATGCCAACGTGGACGCCGTGGTGCAGACCTTGAAGAACGCGCTGTCGGTGCCGCCGCAGGCGGTGGTGACGGGGCCGGAAGGCCGCTTTGTCTATGCGGTGCAGGCGGACAACCGCGTCAAGCCGATGCCGGTGAAGGTGCAGGTCTCCACTGCCAGCGCCGCCGTGATCGAGGGCGTGCCGCCCGGCACGCGCGTGGTGGTGGAAGGCGCGCAGAACCTGCGCGCCGGCAGCATGGTGCGGGAAGCGACGCCCGCGGCCAAGGCCGGCGCGGCAAGCGCTGCCGCCGCCGATGCGAACGCCAATGCCAAGCACTGA
- a CDS encoding efflux RND transporter permease subunit has protein sequence MTLSELCIRRPVMTILLCLAVIVTGIALYPTIPIAALPSFNSPVIQVTATLPGASPETMAASVATQLEKQFATIPGVSVISSSNTLGNSSITIEFNNDRDIDAAAVDVQAALFRAQRALPIEMTVPPSYRKVNPADAPVLLLAINSPAMSLAELNAFGDNLISPSLATLPGVAQVQVFGQKRFAVRVRAHPDALAARGLTLDELATALNRANANTPVGTLDGARQTLTIQANRQLASADAFRNIIVASQPSGALVRLSDVADVEDSVETIKTGSWLNNERSIVLAVLRQPDANTVAVVDAIKNALPRLIQQMPDSVNVAVVNDRSQSIRESIHDVQFTLALTVGLVVMVIFLFLRRAAATLIPTVSLPISLIGTVALMKAFGYSLDNVSLLAITLAVGLVVDDAIVMLENIVRHIEEGVPPLKAALVGSREMGFTILSISISLVAVFIPIFFMPGVIGLLFHEFAAVVSLAILVSALVSLTLIPMLCARFLSAENVPIDESQHAYGDHADASHAPAIVQKQTIGLRSTQWFENLFEFTLHRYARGLDWCLAHRKSVLAVAGLTFVLTAVLFVMIPKGFFPEEDIGQIQVNAEGPQDISFDAMADRLRDAAERMRKNPAVRSIVISIGGGPSPAINTGRMFIELKPLGERPKMAKVVESLRKDVSGIAGLAVYFSPVQNLRLGGRQSKSRYQYTLQSVKAGQLQEYSDKLMGKMRADPLFRDVTSDSQQSGLEAQLSIDRDKANALGVQIQDVRQALYSAFGERQVSTIYTPIDNYYVILQAADIDRADETAFSKLYVRSKTGQMVPISAFATTERRVGPIAVNHQGQLPSVTVSFNLAPGAALGAASAKIDVYKQEIAMPGSIFTSWGGDAAVFQSSQATQVLLLVAALAVIYTLLGVLYESYIHPLTILAGLPSAAVGALLTLFLFDVELSLIATIGVLMLIGIVKKNAIMMIDFALAAQREQGMAPARAIRQACLLRFRPIMMTTFAAVMGALPLALGLGAGAELRQPLGLAVVGGLLFSQVITLFITPVIYLALDRFSGTGPLQIDEQGNRLPALVGGEAAH, from the coding sequence ATGACCCTGTCCGAGCTTTGTATCCGCCGCCCGGTGATGACGATCCTGCTATGCCTGGCAGTGATCGTCACCGGTATTGCGCTCTACCCCACCATCCCGATCGCGGCGTTGCCGTCGTTCAACTCGCCGGTGATCCAGGTCACGGCCACCTTGCCAGGGGCCAGCCCCGAGACCATGGCGGCCTCGGTGGCGACCCAGCTGGAAAAGCAGTTCGCCACCATTCCCGGCGTGTCGGTGATCAGCTCGTCGAACACGCTCGGCAACTCCAGCATCACCATCGAGTTCAACAACGACCGCGACATCGACGCCGCGGCCGTGGACGTGCAGGCGGCGCTGTTCCGCGCGCAGCGCGCGCTGCCGATCGAAATGACGGTGCCGCCGTCGTACCGCAAGGTCAACCCGGCCGATGCGCCGGTGCTGCTGCTGGCGATCAACTCGCCGGCCATGAGCCTGGCCGAGCTCAACGCCTTCGGCGACAACCTGATCTCGCCCAGCCTGGCCACCTTGCCAGGCGTGGCGCAGGTGCAGGTGTTCGGGCAAAAGCGTTTCGCCGTGCGCGTGCGCGCCCACCCGGACGCGCTTGCCGCGCGCGGCCTCACGCTGGATGAGCTGGCCACGGCGCTGAACCGCGCCAACGCCAATACGCCGGTCGGCACGCTGGACGGCGCGCGCCAGACGCTCACCATCCAGGCCAACCGCCAGCTTGCCAGCGCCGACGCGTTCCGCAACATCATCGTGGCCAGCCAGCCCAGCGGCGCGCTGGTGCGGCTGTCTGACGTGGCCGATGTGGAAGACAGCGTCGAGACCATCAAGACCGGCAGCTGGCTCAACAACGAGCGCTCGATCGTGCTGGCCGTGCTGCGCCAGCCGGATGCCAATACGGTGGCGGTGGTGGACGCCATCAAGAACGCGCTGCCGCGCCTGATCCAGCAGATGCCGGATTCGGTCAACGTGGCGGTGGTCAACGACCGCTCGCAGTCGATCCGCGAATCCATCCACGACGTGCAGTTCACGCTGGCCCTGACCGTCGGGCTGGTGGTGATGGTGATTTTCCTGTTCCTGCGCCGCGCCGCCGCCACGCTGATTCCCACCGTGTCGCTGCCGATCTCGCTGATCGGCACGGTGGCGCTGATGAAGGCCTTCGGCTACAGCCTGGACAATGTGTCGCTGCTGGCCATTACGCTCGCCGTGGGTTTGGTGGTGGACGACGCCATCGTGATGCTGGAAAACATCGTGCGCCATATCGAGGAGGGCGTGCCGCCGCTCAAGGCCGCGCTGGTCGGCTCGCGCGAGATGGGGTTCACCATCCTCTCGATCTCGATCTCGCTGGTGGCGGTGTTCATCCCCATCTTCTTCATGCCGGGCGTGATCGGCTTGCTGTTCCACGAGTTCGCGGCGGTGGTGTCGCTGGCCATTCTGGTATCGGCGCTGGTGTCGCTCACGCTGATCCCGATGTTGTGCGCGCGCTTCCTGTCGGCCGAGAACGTGCCGATCGACGAGTCGCAACATGCCTATGGCGACCACGCGGATGCCAGCCACGCGCCGGCCATCGTGCAGAAGCAGACCATCGGGCTGCGCTCCACCCAGTGGTTCGAGAACCTGTTCGAATTCACGCTCCACCGCTATGCGCGCGGGCTTGACTGGTGCCTGGCGCACCGCAAGTCGGTGCTGGCGGTGGCCGGCCTGACCTTCGTGCTGACCGCGGTGCTGTTCGTGATGATCCCCAAGGGCTTCTTCCCGGAAGAAGACATCGGGCAGATCCAGGTCAATGCCGAAGGCCCGCAGGATATTTCCTTCGACGCCATGGCCGACCGACTGCGCGATGCGGCCGAGCGCATGCGCAAGAACCCGGCGGTGCGCAGCATCGTGATCTCGATCGGTGGCGGCCCCTCCCCCGCCATCAACACGGGCCGCATGTTCATCGAGCTCAAGCCGCTGGGCGAGCGCCCCAAGATGGCCAAGGTGGTGGAGTCCCTGCGCAAGGACGTGTCGGGCATCGCCGGCCTGGCGGTCTACTTCTCGCCGGTGCAGAACCTGCGCCTGGGCGGGCGCCAGAGCAAGAGCCGCTACCAGTACACGCTGCAAAGCGTGAAGGCCGGCCAGCTGCAGGAATACTCCGACAAGCTGATGGGCAAGATGCGCGCCGATCCGCTGTTCCGCGATGTCACCAGCGATTCTCAGCAATCGGGCCTGGAGGCGCAGCTGTCGATTGACCGCGACAAGGCCAATGCGCTGGGCGTGCAGATCCAGGACGTGCGCCAGGCGCTGTACTCCGCCTTTGGCGAGCGCCAGGTGTCGACCATCTATACCCCGATCGACAACTACTACGTGATCCTGCAGGCGGCCGATATCGACCGTGCCGACGAGACCGCGTTCTCCAAGCTCTACGTGCGCAGCAAGACCGGGCAGATGGTGCCGATCTCCGCCTTCGCGACTACCGAGCGCCGGGTCGGGCCAATTGCCGTGAACCACCAGGGCCAGCTGCCCTCGGTGACGGTGTCGTTCAACCTTGCGCCGGGCGCGGCGCTTGGCGCGGCCTCCGCCAAGATCGATGTCTACAAGCAAGAGATCGCCATGCCTGGCTCGATCTTCACGAGCTGGGGCGGCGACGCGGCGGTGTTCCAGTCGTCCCAGGCTACGCAGGTGCTGCTGCTGGTGGCGGCGCTCGCGGTGATCTACACGCTGCTGGGCGTGCTGTACGAGAGCTACATCCATCCGCTGACCATCCTGGCCGGCCTGCCGTCGGCGGCCGTTGGCGCGCTGCTGACGCTCTTCCTCTTCGATGTGGAGCTGTCGCTGATCGCCACCATCGGCGTGCTGATGCTGATCGGGATCGTCAAGAAAAACGCCATCATGATGATCGACTTCGCGCTGGCGGCGCAGCGCGAGCAGGGCATGGCCCCGGCGCGCGCGATCCGGCAGGCCTGCCTGCTGCGCTTCCGCCCGATCATGATGACGACCTTCGCCGCCGTGATGGGCGCGCTGCCACTGGCGCTCGGCCTGGGCGCGGGCGCCGAGCTGCGCCAGCCGCTGGGCCTGGCGGTGGTGGGCGGCCTGCTGTTCTCGCAGGTGATCACGCTGTTCATCACGCCGGTGATCTATCTGGCGCTCGATCGGTTCTCGGGCACCGGCCCGCTGCAGATCGACGAACAAGGCAATCGCCTGCCGGCCCTGGTGGGTGGGGAGGCTGCGCACTGA
- a CDS encoding MOSC domain-containing protein has product MSTSNGMRLIAISVGKAVPLFVAAVGTEAVVMSGIRKHPLSTLLHPLSVAVRPLGLAGDEQADLSVHGGLDKAVYAYPAEHYDWWNARRREARLPEAEKPLVPGAMGENLTLEGVLETDLWVGDLLRIGNVVLRVESPRQPCYKFNAVMGYRHAIKHMVQSGYSGFYLSVATPGDLQAGAAVVIEPGPRDVAIESINTRQRNGRQAPLF; this is encoded by the coding sequence ATGAGCACATCCAACGGCATGCGCCTCATCGCCATCAGCGTTGGCAAGGCGGTCCCGCTCTTCGTGGCGGCGGTGGGCACCGAGGCGGTGGTGATGTCCGGCATCCGCAAGCATCCGCTCAGCACCTTGCTGCACCCGCTGTCGGTGGCGGTGCGCCCGCTGGGGCTGGCAGGCGACGAGCAGGCTGACCTGAGCGTGCATGGTGGCCTGGACAAGGCGGTCTACGCCTACCCGGCCGAACACTACGACTGGTGGAACGCGCGCCGCCGGGAAGCACGGCTGCCTGAAGCCGAGAAGCCGCTCGTGCCGGGTGCCATGGGCGAAAACCTGACCCTGGAGGGCGTGCTCGAGACCGATCTGTGGGTGGGGGATCTGCTGCGCATTGGCAACGTCGTGCTCCGGGTGGAGTCGCCGCGCCAGCCCTGCTACAAGTTCAACGCCGTGATGGGCTACCGCCATGCGATCAAGCATATGGTGCAAAGCGGGTATTCCGGCTTTTACCTGAGCGTGGCCACCCCGGGCGATCTCCAGGCCGGCGCCGCGGTGGTCATCGAGCCAGGACCGCGCGACGTGGCGATAGAAAGCATCAACACCCGGCAACGCAATGGCCGCCAGGCCCCGCTTTTCTGA